In Drosophila santomea strain STO CAGO 1482 chromosome 3L, Prin_Dsan_1.1, whole genome shotgun sequence, a single window of DNA contains:
- the LOC120448921 gene encoding uncharacterized protein LOC120448921 isoform X2 — MFGKLVWIIAAYITTAQSFYDKMQCANCSKINRDCKVKTTGWSCEFEVDARKFGRHVNSSKVPPFLQTCMPAGLGFVKSQLSGIAVSGRRKRDVKRSREKV; from the exons ATGTTTGGAAAACTCGTTTGGATTATAGCCGCTTATATAACCACCGCCCAAAGTTTCTATGATAAGATGCAATGTGCGAATTGCTCGAAGATAAACCGCGATTGCAAAGTTAAGACAACCGGATGGAGTTGTGAATTCGAAGTTGATGCCCGCAAGTTTGGCAGGCATGTAAATTCATCCAAAGTACCGCCATTTCTACAGACTTGCATGCCTGCTGGATTGGGTTTTGTGAAG AGCCAATTATCGGGTATTGCTGTTTCTGGTCGCCGGAAACGGGATGTCAAAAGATCAAGAGAAAAGGTTTAG
- the LOC120448921 gene encoding uncharacterized protein LOC120448921 isoform X1, translating into MFGKLVWIIAAYITTAQSFYDKMQCANCSKINRDCKVKTTGWSCEFEVDARKFGRHVNSSKVPPFLQTCMPAGLGFVKEKPIIGYCCFWSPETGCQKIKRKGLDIENNKRCHMCSRAIWSSLMENKTCPCGKWFIDAEGKGTDQRISNLIVFWTLVCTLLFL; encoded by the exons ATGTTTGGAAAACTCGTTTGGATTATAGCCGCTTATATAACCACCGCCCAAAGTTTCTATGATAAGATGCAATGTGCGAATTGCTCGAAGATAAACCGCGATTGCAAAGTTAAGACAACCGGATGGAGTTGTGAATTCGAAGTTGATGCCCGCAAGTTTGGCAGGCATGTAAATTCATCCAAAGTACCGCCATTTCTACAGACTTGCATGCCTGCTGGATTGGGTTTTGTGAAGGAAA AGCCAATTATCGGGTATTGCTGTTTCTGGTCGCCGGAAACGGGATGTCAAAAGATCAAGAGAAAAGGTTTAGATATTGAAAATAACAAACGTTGTCACATGTGCAGTCGAGCAATTTGGTCATCTTTGATGGAAAATAAGACGTGTCCCTGCGGAAAATGGTTTATCGACGCAGAAGGGAAAGGCACTGATCAAAGGATTTCAAATTTAATAGTATTCTGGACCTTAGTATGTACATTACTATTTTTgtaa